In one Castor canadensis chromosome 15, mCasCan1.hap1v2, whole genome shotgun sequence genomic region, the following are encoded:
- the LOC109696937 gene encoding LOW QUALITY PROTEIN: heterogeneous nuclear ribonucleoprotein A1-like (The sequence of the model RefSeq protein was modified relative to this genomic sequence to represent the inferred CDS: substituted 1 base at 1 genomic stop codon), whose amino-acid sequence MSKSESPKQPEQLRKLFIGGLSFETTDXSLRSYCEQWGTLTDCVLMRDPNTKHFGFVTYATVEEVDAAMNARLHKVDGRAVEPKRAVSREHSQRPGAHLTVKKIFVGGIKEDTEEHHLRDYFEQYGKIEVIEIMTDGGSGKKRGFAFVTFDDHDSADTIVIQKYRTVNGHSCEVRKALSKQEMASASSSQRGRSGSGNFGGGRGGGVGGNDNFGRGGNFSGRGGFGGSRGGGGGYGGSGDGCNGFGKDGGYGGGGPGYSGGSRGYGSGGQGYGNQGSGYGGSGSYDSYNNGSGSNFGGGGSYNDFGNYNNQSSTFGPMKGRNFGD is encoded by the coding sequence ATGTCTAAGTCGGAGTCTCCTAAACAGCCCGAGCAACTGCGGAAGCTCTTCATCGGAGGGCTGAGCTTTGAAACGACCGATTAGAGTCTGAGGAGCTATTGTGAGCAATGGGGAACGCTCACTGACTGTGTGTTAATGAGAGATCCAAACACCAAGCACTTTGGATTTGTCACTTATGCCACTGTGGAGGAGGTGGATGCGGCTATGAATGCAAGGCTACATAAGGTGGATGGAAGAGCTGTGGAACCAAAAAGAGCTGTCTCAAGAGAACATTCTCAAAGACCGGGTGCCCACTTAACTGTGAAAAAGATCTTTGTTGGTGGCATTAAAGAAGACACTGAAGAACATCACCTGAGAGATTATTTTGAACAGTATGGAAAAATCGAAGTGATAGAAATCATGACAGACGGAGGCAGTGGAAAGAAAAGGGGCTTTGCTTTTGTCACCTTTGATGACCATGACTCTGCGGATACGATCGTCATTCAGAAATACCGTACTGTGAATGGCCACAGCTGCGAAGTAAGGAAAGCCCTGTCGAAACAAGAGATGGCTAGTGCTTCATCTAGCCAAAGAGGTCGAAGTGGTTCTGGAAACTTTGGTGGTGGTCGTGGAGGTGGAGTTGGTGGCAATGACAATTTTGGTCGGGGAGGAAACTTCAGTGGTCGAGGTGGCTTTGGTGGTAgccgtggtggtggtggtggatatGGTGGCAGTGGGGATGGCTGCAATGGATTTGGTAAGGATGGTGGTTATGGAGGAGGTGGCCCTGGTTACTCTGGAGGAAGCAGAGGCTATggaagtggtggacagggttatgGAAATCAGGGCAGTGGCTATGGCGGGAGTGGCAGCTATGACAGCTATAACAATGGAAGTGGAAGCAATtttggaggtggtggaagctACAATGACTTTGGCAATTACAACAATCAATCTTCAACTTTTGGACCCATGAAGGGAAGAAACTTTGGAGACTGA